The proteins below are encoded in one region of Engystomops pustulosus chromosome 8, aEngPut4.maternal, whole genome shotgun sequence:
- the ZNF646 gene encoding zinc finger protein 646, with product MDDGTDQADGSSTQDRSSDQCLTSFSELESHQEDRPYKCNQCDKSYRHAGSLVNHKKTHQIGLYVCLICQKEYSNPMGLKSHLRTHSEERRFKCDQCGEAFRMSQQLYNHRKSLHGYYSTPNGEKIPKSPKFEVQSPILVESSNLMSNLENYIAESMLPVDFPQLVSKYYTDETAGEEGPAKDDAEEEEGLSEETEQLNESNIDEYRYKCAQCGKAYKHAGSLANHKQSHMVGIYQCAVCYKEFSNLMAMKNHCRLHSDSRARQSCKSPRSSGKSVGASVDTPDPPQLTVLQSAEQSDNTPIFPESSRNIKSEEETEEVPHTTYQNDLASSLSPLHDVPAPPFSSDSMIEGTDEAESKETVKDFLVDQPESDDVHDEDAKYGDRPYKCQECGKTYRHAGSLINHKKTHQTGVYSCSLCSKQMFNMAALKNHVRAHFKSRAGRRLGDSFFPSASLSDEFYQNQEDPYQCGICDNVSTNETDFLQHQLHHQKLEINEIANDTPIEEAPQSGIWQETPQVSQGSSDDSAYSSGRGFPDIKIEMDNLVSQPWSRDDSVAMPPEIKLENQEADIQSADASSEQLPSEPVASKEAKSSGLEESQHMADHRPHKCEICDRTYRHKSSLINHKLTHKTGIYQCSLCPKQYSNLMALRNHVRFHSRSYAGRRGITSRRGRHFFRAKSRVLQNRNSQSLANSVKFSEEVRDAATTNRPEEDPLIGSQNRSIDCSEHLKTHTKICPSAITGSTDVRCDASASSDGEKDLSTVREPEEPQKNLTQPSENRRRRMYECDLCSKSYRHSGSLINHKRTHQTGDYMCPYCSKHVHNMAALKNHIRIHHKVKKIQQGELQADHTMLYPELFYGKGLYACVSCKETFHTENDLMSHQMLHLPHEGNQWDHQGLKSSPQNVQNNTSFNGAGNCDWHHSNNLDFQAEDCDLDLADDGQPEYTCVECGEVYDHIDDLNDHKRCHQAGIFQCSFCPKEYPNLLALRNHFETHTKPHALSLDGPDGHQFMDNQLPADNHYDCGHCGLIFSNEVDFHQHQVAHEKRKVMDESLPGLQDGEPEFSFSMHSSERELLSRIKSEIEETEPHGVNDGGSLLSHICGFCGKTYDDLESLEAHGLSHSNEGESCVNPTMVKDENREQHNLVTKEDQCSVKVEERPESRPYTCDQCGKTYRHGGSLVNHKKTHLVGNFQCVACSRHYPNLAAYRTHLRHHPKCKQPTALNNRSDLQTYSSIYPSGREKRLPYSPSRIPFPAHSAIRTSNIKKNTHYTTKDGTVQNTTTNQCYSLPPLNKKTSRRRVLRRFVRISEVQTSKQNSLEGSFKSEGPTLSDLEDKKLQVCKFCGKIYGVTELELHRTGNCGTSSAKDEKIQDLPNLPNFSLTQHEGETGYNRRPYRCEVCGRSYRHAGSLINHKQTHKTGVFRCSICQKRFFNLMAMKNHNRIHFELKRHTCLDCGKAFRLQKQLNTHQRIHRQRTSAKKLGRRNRKSRYRRFAQHKSLSEGSSVSEVCDARGKGSDSRVRREKDPSARPYQCEECGRSYRHAGSLFNHKKSHKTGQYHCSVCNKTYSNLMALKNHQRTHYEAKRHHCPQCGKNFKWKRQLLRHQHLHLQEGSQSDSLIPAGTEEAKTLDDHPEGHETSSFNKEDPHMNADEITQTSHDSDSPVCVSCGMSFADHADLKSHSCRENTIDPSACGDDEATKSTQLKNQDDRPHRCNICNRTYRHASSLYTHKSTHKRGNYQCSVCHKTFPNPISMRAHLRTHTARKHLQKVDCESSQDPTSPTGEKPFHCPTCNQGFSCQLTLRHHRRTHELSSSPFQSSSLTPNNDNKSSQSGGKLQNHKEPANQDDRKYKCKQCGRSYLHAASLFNHQKTHSIGVYKCPNCLKEFSNLLAFKNHLRIHRYNCKECGKAFRNSSDLAAHSKTHDEGSFTCPLCNEHFLCRSTYKQHPCVPGQQDGDILDPQAVSSLMVKVT from the coding sequence ATGGATGACGGGACTGATCAAGCCGATGGCTCCTCGACCCAGGATCGGAGCAGTGACCAGTGCCTCACGTCTTTCTCCGAGTTAGAAAGTCACCAGGAAGATCGACCGTATAAATGTAATCAGTGTGACAAGAGTTATCGGCATGCTGGAAGCTTGGTCAACCACAAGAAGACTCATCAAATTGGTCTCTACGTATGTCTGATCTGTCAGAAAGAGTACTCAAACCCCATGGGCTTAAAAAGCCACCTGCGCACTCACTCCGAGGAGAGACGTTTCAAGTGTGACCAATGTGGAGAGGCTTTTCGGATGTCGCAACAGCTTTACAATCATCGGAAATCATTGCATGGATATTATTCTACACCCAATGGGGAAAAAATTCCCAAAAGCCCAAAGTTTGAAGTGCAATCCCCCATATTAGTAGAGAGCAGCAATCTCATGAGTAACCTGGAAAACTATATTGCGGAATCCATGCTTCCTGTAGACTTTCCTCAGCTTGTCTCAAAGTATTACACAGATGAGACGGCAGGAGAAGAAGGCCCGGCGAAGGACGATGCTGAAGAAGAGGAAGGGTTATCAGAGGAGACAGAGCAGTTGAATGAAAGTAACATTGATGAATATCGGTACAAGTGTGCCCAATGTGGAAAGGCTTATAAACATGCTGGAAGTCTAGCCAACCACAAGCAGAGCCATATGGTTGGCATATACCAGTGTGCCGTATGTTATAAAGAGTTCTCAAACCTTATGGCAATGAAAAACCATTGCCGTCTCCATTCAGACTCTAGGGCACGACAAAGTTGCAAATCCCCCCGATCGTCAGGGAAAAGCGTGGGTGCCAGTGTTGATACGCCTGATCCACCACAGCTTACAGTATTACAGTCTGCAGAGCAGTCAGACAATACACCCATCTTCCCTGAATCATCCAGGAACATCAAATCTGAAGAAGAAACCGAAGAAGTACCTCACACCACCTACCAAAATGATCTGGCGTCTTCGTTAAGTCCTCTCCATGATGtgcctgctcctcccttcagttcAGACTCCATGATTGAGGGGACAGATGAAGCCGAGAGCAAGGAAACGGTAAAGGACTTTTTAGTTGATCAACCAGAATCTGATGATGTACATGATGAGGATGCAAAGTATGGAGATAGACCTTATAAGTGCCAGGAGTGTGGGAAGACCTACAGACATGCAGGAAGCCTCATCAATCACAAGAAAACTCACCAGACGGGGGTGTACAGCTGTTCATTGTGTTCCAAACAGATGTTCAATATGGCTGCCTTAAAAAACCACGTTCGGGCTCACTTTAAGTCTAGAGCAGGAAGGAGGCTTGGAGattccttcttcccttctgccAGCCTTTCCGATGAGTTCTATCAAAACCAAGAAGACCCTTATCAGTGTGGAATTTGTGACAACGTTTCCACCAATGAGACTGACTTTTTGCAGCATCAGTTACATCACCAGAAGCTAGAAATAAATGAAATCGCCAATGATACTCCGATTGAGGAAGCCCCTCAGTCTGGCATTTGGCAAGAAACTCCCCAAGTTTCACAAGGCAGCAGTGATGACTCTGCTTACTCAAGTGGTCGCGGCTTTCCAGACATCAAGATAGAAATGGACAATCTAGTCTCTCAGCCATGGAGTCGTGATGATTCTGTAGCCATGCCTCCTGAAATTAAGCTTGAAAACCAAGAAGCTGATATCCAAAGTGCTGATGCTAGTTCTGAGCAGCTGCCATCTGAACCTGTTGCCTCGAAAGAGGCCAAGTCCTCAGGATTGGAAGAATCCCAGCACATGGCAGACCATCGTCCTCATAAGTGTGAGATTTGTGACAGGACGTATCGGCACAAAAGTAGCCTTATAAACCATAAGTTAACGCACAAGACTGGGATATATCAGTGCTCTCTCTGTCCAAAGCAATACTCTAATCTAATGGCCTTGAGAAATCATGTCCGTTTCCACAGTAGATCATACGCTGGAAGAAGAGGTATAACCTCCAGACGAGGGCGCCATTTTTTTCGGGCCAAGTCGAGAGTTTTGCAGAACAGGAACAGCCAGTCCCTGGCGAACTCTGTAAAGTTTAGTGAGGAAGTACGTGATGCAGCAACCACAAATAGACCGGAAGAAGACCCTTTAATTGGGTCCCAAAATCGGTCAATTGACTGTTCGGAGCATCTTAAAACACATACAAAGATATGTCCAAGTGCAATAACAGGATCCACAGATGTTCGCTGTGACGCTTCTGCATCATCGGATGGAGAAAAAGATCTTTCTACAGTAAGGGAACCTGAAGAACCTCAAAAAAACTTAACACAACCCTCAGAAAACCGTAGAAGGAGAATGTATGAATGTGACCTCTGTAGTAAATCTTATAGACATTCAGGAAGCCTAATCAACCACAAAAGAACCCACCAGACTGGAGACTACATGTGCCCTTATTGCTCTAAGCATGTTCATAACATGGCGGCCTTAAAAAATCATATTCGAATTCACCATAAAGTTAAAAAGATCCAACAAGGAGAACTGCAAGCTGACCATACGATGCTGTATCCAGAGCTTTTCTATGGGAAAGGCCTTTATGCTTGTGTCAGCTGTAAAGAGACGTTCCATACTGAAAATGACTTGATGTCACACCAAATGTTGCACCTACCCCATGAAGGAAACCAGTGGGATCACCAGGGTCTAAAGTCCAGCCCACAAAATGTTCAGAACAACACATCTTTTAATGGTGCTGGAAACTGTGACTGGCACCATTCGAATAATCTGGATTTTCAAGCGGAGGATTGTGACCTGGATTTGGCAGATGATGGACAACCCGAGTACACATGTGTAGAGTGCGGCGAAGTTTACGACCATATAGACGACTTAAACGACCATAAACGCTGCCATCAGGCAGGTATATTCCAATGCTCGTTCTGCCCCAAAGAATACCCAAACCTCCTTGCTCTGAGGAATCATTTTGAAACCCACACTAAGCCTCATGCTCTCAGTCTAGATGGACCCGATGGGCATCAATTTATGGACAACCAGCTCCCTGCAGATAACCATTATGACTGTGGTCACTGCGGTTTGATTTTTTCTAATGAAGTTGACTTCCACCAACACCAGGTTGCACATGAGAAACGTAAAGTAATGGATGAATCCCTTCCAGGGCTGCAGGATGGAGAACCAGAATTCTCCTTCTCCATGCATTCCTCCGAGAGAGAACTATTAAGCCGAATAAAAAGCGAGATTGAGGAAACTGAGCCGCACGGAGTCAATGATGGAGGATCTCTGCTTTCCCACATTTGTGGATTCTGTGGGAAGACCTATGATGATCTAGAAAGCCTTGAAGCTCATGGCTTGAGTCACAGTAATGAAGGAGAATCCTGTGTAAATCCAACTATGGTTAAAGATGAGAATCGTGAACAACACAATCTCGTAACAAAGGAAGACCAATGTTCTGTAAAAGTCGAAGAGAGACCAGAGAGCCGGCCGTATACGTGCGATCAATGTGGAAAGACCTACCGTCATGGTGGAAGTTTAGTAAACCACAAAAAGACTCATTTAGTTGGAAATTTCCAATGTGTAGCTTGTTCTAGACATTACCCTAACCTGGCGGCTTACAGGACGCACCTGAGGCATCACCCAAAGTGTAAGCAGCCAACCGCTCTGAACAACCGCTCTGATCTACAGActtacagcagtatatacccctctgGGAGAGAGAAACGCTTACCCTACTCTCCTTCCAGAATACCTTTTCCTGCCCATTCCGCTATTCGGACcagtaatattaaaaaaaatacacactatacaactaAAGATGGCACTGTGCAAAATACTACGACCAACCAGTGCTATAGCCTACCACCTCTGAATAAGAAGACCTCAAGGAGACGGGTTTTGAGGCGGTTTGTACGGATAAGTGAAGTTCAGACAAGCAAACAAAATTCTTTAGAGGGCTCCTTTAAAAGTGAGGGTCCTACGTTATCCGATCTAGAAGACAAAAAACTCCAGGTCTGCAAATTCTGTGGAAAGATCTATGGGGTGACTGAGCTAGAACTGCATCGTACTGGTAATTGTGGCACTTCATCAGCTAAAGATGAAAAAATTCAAGATCTTCCAAACTTGCCCAACTTTTCTCTGACACAACATGAAGGGGAGACTGGATATAATCGGCGTCCTTACCGTTGTGAAGTGTGTGGCAGGAGCTATAGACATGCGGGGAGCCTCATTAACCATAAACAGACCCATAAGACTGGAGTTTTCCGCTGTTCCATCTGCCAGAAACGTTTCTTTAATCTGATGGCCATGAAGAATCACAACCGCATCCATTTTGAGTTAAAAAGACACACATGCTTAGACTGCGGGAAAGCTTTTCGGCTGCAGAAACAACTAAATACTCACCAAAGAATACACCGGCAAAGGACATCAGCCAAAAAGTTAGGGAGACGTAACCGCAAGAGCCGATACAGAAGATTTGCTCAACACAAGTCATTAAGTGAAGGCTCTTCAGTAAGTGAAGTCTGTGACGCTCGTGGAAAAGGCTCTGATTCTCGGGTGAGAAGGGAAAAGGATCCATCCGCTCGGCCGTACCAGTGTGAGGAGTgtgggaggtcctacagacatgCTGGAAGCTTGTTTAACCATAAGAAGAGTCACAAAACAGGACAGTACCATTGTTCTGTCTGTAACAAAACCTACTCCAACCTCATGGCTCTGAAGAACCATCAGCGCACGCACTATGAAGCCAAAAGACACCATTGTCCTCAGTGCGGGAAAAACTTCAAGTGGAAGAGACAACTTCTCAGGCACCAACATCTTCACCTCCAAGAGGGATCCCAGTCTGACTCGCTGATACCCGCAGGAACTGAAGAAGCAAAGACTCTAGATGACCATCCGGAGGGTCATGAAACATCCAGCTTTAATAAGGAGGACCCCCACATGAATGCAGACGAGATAACCCAGACAAGTCATGACTCTGATTCCCCTGTTTGTGTATCTTGTGGAATGTCATTTGCTGACCATGCTGATCTGAAGAGCCATTCCTGTAGAGAAAATACCATTGACCCATCGGCCTGTGGGGACGATGAGGCCACAAAGTCTACACAACTTAAAAACCAAGACGATCGTCCCCATCGATGTAACATATGCAACCGCACCTATCGCCATGCCAGCAGTCTGTACACGCACAAGAGCACACATAAGAGGGGAAACTATCAGTGCTCTGTATGTCACAAAACCTTCCCTAACCCcatctctatgagggcacatcTCCGGACTCACACTGCCCGAAAACACTTACAGAAAGTGGATTGCGAGTCTTCCCAGGACCCAACCAGTCCTACTGGAGAGAAACCCTTCCACTGTCCAACCTGTAACCAAGGCTTCAGCTGTCAGCTTACACTTAGACATCACCGACGGACTCATGAGCTGTCGTCTTCTCCCTTCCAGTCTTCCTCGCTAACTCCTAACAATGACAACAAGTCATCACAATCCGGTGGGAAGCTGCAAAATCACAAAGAGCCAGCAAACCAAGACGATCGGAAATACAAATGCAAGCAATGCGGTCGTTCTTACCTCCATGCTGCGAGTCTCTTTAACCACCAGAAGACCCATAGCATTGGGGTctacaagtgcccaaactgcctcAAGGAATTCTCCAACCTGCTCGCCTTCAAGAACCACCTCCGCATCCACAGATACAACTGCAAAGAGTGTGGCAAAGCCTTCCGCAACTCCAGCGACCTGGCCGCGCACTCGAAGACTCACGACGAGGGCTCCTTCACCTGCCCGCTCTGTAATGAACATTTTCTTTGCCGTTCCACTTATAAACAACATCCGTGCGTCCCCGGTCAGCAGGACGGCGACATCTTAGACCCTCAGGCGGTATCCAGTCTTATGGTGAAAGTGACATGA
- the CTF1 gene encoding cardiotrophin-1, whose translation MEVITEHLAGILGHVQEQEGKEAKRQALLLVSMAKAQAERLMEKYLGEQGPPFSDNGVAVPHVKIEDLPAVDHGELPPSPWKRLARSLQAFLSLGEWFTLVLLWQTSLNPKSRELLNLLKIAKNNSQAIGSNLATLLGKQDVASPPVPTLSSSMKKKVAGYMVCKSFHEWLAQTERDLVILLAESSV comes from the exons ATGGAGGTCATCACAG AACATCTGGCCGGGATCCTGGGCCacgtgcaggagcaggaggggaAGGAGGCCAAGCGGCAGGCGCTACTACTGGTGTCCATGGCCAAGGCTCAGGCCGAGCGGCTGATGGAGAAATAc CTCGGTGAACAAGGTCCTCCCTTCTCAGACAATGGCGTTGCTGTTCctcacgtgaagatagaagatcTACCTGCGGTGGATCACGGGGAGCTGCCGCCATCTCCATGGAAGCGTCTGGCTCGGAGCCTCCAGGCGTTCCTGTCTCTGGGCGAGTGGTTCACCTTGGTCCTTCTCTGGCAAACTTCTCTTAACCCTAAATCCAGGGAACTTCTCAACCTCCTGAAGATCGCAAAGAATAATTCCCAAGCCATCGGCTCCAACCTGGCCACACTCCTGGGCAAGCAAGATGTCGCCTCTCCTCCTGTGCCAACTCTTTCCTCcagcatgaagaagaaggtggccGGCTACATGGTGTGCAAGAGCTTTCACGAGTGGCTCGCCCAAACCGAGAGGGACCTGGTGATCCTCCTGGCCGAAAGCTCAGTGTAG